The following proteins are encoded in a genomic region of Desulfosporosinus youngiae DSM 17734:
- a CDS encoding ketopantoate reductase family protein, producing the protein MEIKTVSIIGLGALGILFGHHLAKRMPQGDLRIIADQERIRKYEKDSVYCNGERCEFSYIEPEEAGEPADLVVFAVKYNGLKDAVQAVKNQVGEHTIILSALNGITSETIIGQTYGMDRILYCIAQGMDAVKVDNRLTYDHMGMLVFGEREPGVISERVKRVAHFLESKAVPFEAVTDMNKRIWGKFMLNVGVNQTVAVYESNYGEIQKMGAARDTMISAMKEVMVLSEKEGISLIETDLEYWLNVLDHLSPEGKPSMRQDLEAKRFSEVELFSGAVLELGKKHHVSTPVNEELYRRIKELEGRY; encoded by the coding sequence ATGGAGATAAAAACGGTATCGATTATTGGTTTAGGGGCCTTAGGAATTTTATTTGGACATCATTTGGCCAAGAGAATGCCCCAAGGAGATTTAAGAATTATTGCCGATCAGGAACGAATTCGAAAGTATGAAAAGGATTCCGTCTATTGCAATGGTGAACGCTGCGAATTCAGCTATATAGAACCGGAAGAAGCGGGAGAACCTGCCGATCTGGTTGTTTTTGCGGTGAAGTACAATGGCTTGAAGGATGCCGTCCAAGCTGTTAAGAATCAGGTAGGAGAACATACAATCATCTTATCCGCTCTGAATGGAATTACCAGTGAAACCATCATTGGGCAGACCTATGGGATGGACAGAATCCTTTACTGTATCGCCCAGGGAATGGATGCGGTTAAAGTTGACAATCGCTTAACCTATGATCACATGGGGATGCTGGTTTTCGGAGAAAGGGAACCGGGGGTGATTTCGGAACGAGTCAAAAGGGTTGCTCATTTTTTGGAAAGCAAGGCTGTTCCCTTTGAAGCAGTTACCGATATGAATAAGCGAATCTGGGGGAAATTCATGCTTAATGTAGGCGTGAATCAAACGGTTGCGGTCTATGAGAGCAACTATGGTGAGATTCAAAAAATGGGTGCGGCTAGAGATACTATGATCTCAGCCATGAAAGAGGTCATGGTTCTGTCCGAAAAGGAAGGCATTTCTTTGATAGAGACGGACTTAGAGTATTGGCTTAATGTTTTAGATCATCTTAGTCCGGAAGGCAAGCCCTCCATGCGGCAGGATCTGGAAGCTAAACGATTCAGCGAGGTGGAATTATTTTCGGGGGCGGTATTGGAACTGGGGAAAAAACACCATGTTTCGACCCCTGTCAATGAAGAGCTTTATCGGCGGATTAAAGAGCTTGAAGGGCGGTACTAA